One window of Sphingomonas sp. KC8 genomic DNA carries:
- the ccoS gene encoding cbb3-type cytochrome oxidase assembly protein CcoS encodes MNGLAFLIPVALLLGLGGLGAFFWSLRAGQLEDLDGAALRILIDDETETQKK; translated from the coding sequence ATGAATGGCCTTGCTTTCCTGATCCCCGTCGCCCTGCTGCTGGGGCTGGGCGGGCTGGGTGCGTTCTTCTGGTCGCTCAGGGCCGGGCAACTGGAGGATCTGGACGGCGCCGCGCTGCGCATCCTGATCGACGACGAAACCGAGACGCAAAAAAAGTAG
- a CDS encoding OmpW/AlkL family protein, producing MYRAFALTLLAATALASPAQAEKGDILVRVRGIMVAPNESSSGITPTFPAEGVQVNNSIMPEVDFTYMLSKHVGAELIVATTKHRASGKTGTTGSIGRLASTWVLPPTLTLQYHFAPDGPVRPYVGAGVNYTIFYSEDASGGLEAAVGKTKVHMKDSFGWALQAGVDVPISERVFVNFDVKYIDIDTTARLTTTAIGTQHTRIHLDPLVFGIGVGMRF from the coding sequence ATGTACCGGGCCTTCGCGCTCACCCTGCTGGCGGCAACTGCCCTCGCCTCGCCGGCTCAGGCCGAAAAGGGCGATATACTGGTTCGCGTTCGCGGCATCATGGTCGCGCCGAACGAAAGTTCCAGTGGCATCACCCCCACCTTCCCTGCCGAAGGGGTGCAGGTGAACAACAGCATCATGCCCGAGGTGGATTTCACCTACATGCTCAGCAAGCATGTCGGCGCCGAACTGATCGTGGCGACAACCAAGCACCGCGCCAGCGGCAAGACCGGCACCACCGGCTCGATCGGCCGGCTGGCATCGACCTGGGTGCTGCCGCCGACGCTGACGCTGCAATATCATTTCGCCCCCGATGGCCCGGTTCGGCCTTATGTCGGCGCGGGTGTGAACTACACGATCTTCTATTCCGAAGATGCGTCGGGCGGGCTGGAAGCGGCCGTCGGCAAGACGAAGGTCCATATGAAGGACAGCTTCGGCTGGGCGCTTCAGGCGGGTGTCGACGTGCCGATCAGCGAACGCGTCTTCGTCAATTTCGACGTCAAATATATCGATATCGATACCACCGCGCGGCTGACGACCACGGCGATCGGCACGCAGCACACCCGCATTCATCTTGATCCGCTGGTCTTCGGCATAGGCGTCGGCATGCGCTTCTGA